From a region of the Trichoderma atroviride chromosome 6, complete sequence genome:
- a CDS encoding uncharacterized protein (EggNog:ENOG41), whose translation MVELPEDVNDISITYIGIQPRHEENPAKGIHTELHAHVTSAVQRKVGAMIEDWARQGAGSLAPILWEKMYVEAGYDLPDTEIYICYWTDKDVAEAATRSLNLRQLYSSLFPSEQEVIALWRESLSVPKTRIETVYSGNDYQPGIASIPGAAQVGHKFTGYWGAARDRLPASSHDSFEPEYKLGTPNFGKDTKGRVIEGENKVSVAHIRSGQFWERCKDDEREAYESTLEPILREGMTFLEENAEETGDIGLRFSRHMVTNRLLQAEEAEKMAALNGNGNAVINGLANLVKSYTGHCNGINGTNETNSTNSTHGINGINGINATHETNGHSSDIDSHTSDADKFGLAVTKDRRRLETCSSGFFRSLKDIEAWSSKHKTHHKIFHGAHAHSIKFGKTTFKFRSWHEMSTLKPGEVTYEYINCHPRTGLIPFFDV comes from the coding sequence TGTTCAGAGAAAGGTTGGAGCTATGATCGAGGACTGGGCTCGGCAAGGAGCTGGAAGCCTTGCGCCAATCTTGTGGGAAAAAATGTATGTCGAAGCTGGCTATGATCTTCCAGATACAGAAATTTACATTTGCTATTGGACCGACAAAGATGTTGCAGAGGCAGCCACCAGGAGCCTAAATCTACGACAGCTATATAGCTCACTATTCCCTTCAGAACAAGAAGTCATAGCCTTATGGCGAGAGTCATTATCAGTTCCAAAAACTCGAATTGAAACAGTCTACTCTGGAAATGACTATCAGCCAGGCATCGCTTCCATTCCGGGTGCCGCCCAAGTCGGTCACAAATTCACCGGATACTGGGGAGCAGCTCGTGATCGTTTACCAGCATCGTCGCATGACTCTTTTGAGCCAGAGTATAAACTCGGCACACCAAACTTTGGCAAGGACACCAAGGGCCGTGTCATTGAAGGAGAAAACAAGGTCTCTGTCGCCCACATTCGGTCTGGCCAGTTCTGGGAGCGATGTAAAGACGATGAAAGAGAGGCGTATGAGAGCACGCTTGAGCCAATCCTGAGAGAGGGAATGACTTTTCTTGAAGAGAATGCGGAAGAGACGGGCGATATTGGACTACGTTTCTCTCGCCACATGGTTACGAACCGGCTTCTCCAAGCAGAAGAGGCGGAAAAGATGGCTGCATTGAACGGCAATGGGAATGCGGTGATTAATGGACTTGCAAATCTCGTCAAGAGCTATACGGGACACTGTAATGGTATAAATGGCACCAATGAAACGAACAGCACAAACAGTACTCATGGCATCAACGGCATAAATGGAATCAATGCAACTCATGAGACCAATGGCCACTCCAGCGACATCGACAGTCACACCTCCGACGCAGACAAATTCGGTCTCGCCGTCACAAAAGACCGCCGCAGACTCGAAACatgcagcagcggcttctTCCGATCCCTCAAGGACATCGAAGCGTGGTCCTCCAAGCACAAGACGCACCACAAAATCTTCCACGGCGCGCACGCTCACTCCATCAAATTCGGCAAGACGACGTTCAAGTTCCGCTCTTGGCATGAGATGTCGACTTTGAAGCCTGGCGAGGTGACGTACGAGTACATCAACTGTCATCCGAGGACGGGACTGATTCCTTTCTTTGATGTTTGA
- a CDS encoding uncharacterized protein (EggNog:ENOG41), with translation MSVAPYGISAARQVLWLPELLTMILEARELKWNIFQHVLSDDDLKNVIRVNRFWFEIGSRKLWASLESIFPLLYVRPARRQIYASKVTQITSRGQPLELIHHTYRDLVFERLREAIIRINQLCTMEHVKPFLVPCLRSFCLIDDRDLRPEVFSQLARACPNLRHIKIYAHKVRSRPTLEAFSSFIRQALFLKEVTVILHGNNTANAELLSSLAHSSRLERLQTSWLWTTCQSRQAAAAVSHSGIVPFPKITHMNILVRSKAVGKLVPLVANIQHLAMTVRDSNDDVLSHVSNLGNLKSFIIHYQLPCFIPRQSLLGLGALSRLLFLNLCSCSRATTGGNVVWSNLSDDDVEVLARRLPNLYDLRLRLRCDISTRAVESFLRHCPRLRVCSIVQRLDTTDLFTSTSDDMVFPQLRRLCLGGLSGEAIMSRLDPAQFCASFERQFPGVNYVELGHGSNAERDYYDEVFDLWRASEPGRFWESIRFGHHPQAAPGVAVSQSIPLGLDW, from the exons ATGTCAGTGGCGCCATATGGCATTTCGGCTGCGCGGCAAGTCCTATGGCTGCCCGAGCTCCTCACCATGATATTGGAGGCCAGAGAATTGAAATGGAATATCTTTCAGCATGTTTTAAGCGACGACGATCTCAAAAACGTCATCCGGGTGAATCGATTCTGGTTTGAAATCGGATCGCGAAAGTTATGGGCTAGCCTTGAAAGTATTTTCCCGCTTTTATACGTGCGGCCTGCTCGCCGACAGATTTATGCGTCCAAGGTGACTCAGATTACATCTCGGGGGCAACCCCTAGAGCTGATTCATCACACATACAGAGATCTTGTGTTTGAGAGACTGAGAGAAGCTATCATTCGAATCAACCAACTTTGCACCATGGAACACGTGAAACCGTTTCTTGTGCCTTGCCTGCGATCCTTCTGCCTTATCGACGACAGAGATTTGAGACCCGAGGTTTTCTCCCAGTTGGCGAGAGCATGCCCAAATCTGCGACACATCAAAATATACGCACATAAAGTTAGATCTAGGCCCACGCTTGAGGCATTTTCTAGTTTCATCCGGCAAGCTCTATTTCTCAAAGAGGTGACGGTGATTCTTCATGGGAATAACACGGCGAATGCTGAACTTTTGTCCTCATTGGCTCATAGCAGCAGGTTAGAGCGACTGCAGACCTCATGGTTATGGACAACGTGCCAATCACGGCAAGCTGCGGCCGCAGTGTCGCATTCGGGCATTGTGCCTTTCCCCAAAATTACACATATGAATATACTTGTTCGGTCAAAGGCTGTTGGCAAGCTGGTTCCTCTTGTTGCGAACATACAGCATCTCGCAATGACGGTCAGAGACTCAAATGATGATGTGCTATCGCATGTGTCAAATCTAGGAAACCTGAAGAGCTTCATTATCCATTACCAGCTACCCTGCTTCATTCCTAGACAATCATTGTTGGGACTGGGCGCCCTTTCAAGGCTTCTATTTCTTAACTTGTGTTCCTGTTCCCGTGCAACGACTGGTGGAAATGTCGTGTGGTCTAACCTTTCGGACGATGACGTTGAGGTATTGGCCCGTCGATTGCCGAATCTCTACGACCTTCGACTTCGGCTGCGCTGCGATATTTCTACCAGAGCGGTGGAATCCTTTCTACGTCATTGTCCGAGACTTCGGGTGTGCTCAATCGTCCAGCGGCTCGATACTACTGATTTATTCACTTCTACATCTGACGACATGGTATTTCCGCAATTACGTAGGCTATGTTTGGGCGGCCTAAGCGGCGAGGCAATCATGAG CCGATTGGATCCAGCACAATTTTGTGCTTCATTTGAGAGGCAGTTCCCTGGCGTTAACTATGTGGAGCTTGGGCATGGTAGCAATGCAGAACGTGACTACTACGACGAAGTTTTTGACTTATGGCGAGCCAGTGAGCCCGGAAGATTTTGGGAAAGCATCAGGTTTGGCCATCACCCACAGGCAGCCCCTGGAGTTGCAGTGAGCCAGAGCATCCCCCTAGGGCTAGATTGGTAG
- a CDS encoding uncharacterized protein (EggNog:ENOG41) translates to MATPLRIGFVPEHFSTPLHFAQKYYGLDATLIPFPSGTGHMITALRANEIDIGIGLTEAWIAGLGKDGVEGDGGYRLVGTYVETPLCWAISTGAQRPEITSVDSLKGGKIGVSRIGSGSYVMGYVLADKNGWLSTPGADSPYSDHVVLNTFEKLRNAVNSGEADFFMWEHFTSKKYYDSGEIRRVGEIYTPWSSWKIVASTRLTQGGLDARVKHLFEKLDQGVAHFNKNPDEAVEYISTNLDYSAEDAREWLKTVTFPAKTEGVKPEVVTSCVSILRKAGVLVEGKGMSAGQMTV, encoded by the exons ATGGCCACCCCCCTCCGCATCGGCTTCGTGCCCGAGCACTTTTCTACCCCGCTGCACTTTGCTCAGAAATACTACGGCCTCGATGCCACTCTCATCCCGTTTCCCTCAGGCACCGGCCACATGATTACGGCTCTGCGAGCGAATGAGATTGACATTGGCATTGGCCTGACCGAGGCTTGGATTGCAGGGCTGGGCAAAGACGGAGTcgagggagatggaggatatCGCCTGGTGGGCACCTACGTTGAGACGCCGCTCT GCTGGGCCATCTCAACCGGCGCTCAACGCCCTGAAATCACATCCGTCGACTCCCTCAAAGGCGGCAAAATCGGCGTCTCGCGCATCGGCTCCGGCAGCTACGTGATGGGCTACGTCCTCGCCGACAAGAACGGCTGGCTGTCCACCCCGGGCGCAGACTCCCCCTATTCCGACCACGTCGTGCTCAACACGTTTGAGAAGCTGCGCAACGCCGTCAACTCGGGCGAGGCAGACTTCTTCATGTGGGAGCACTTCACGTCCAAAAAGTACTACGACTCGGGCGAGATCCGCCGCGTGGGCGAAATCTACACGCCgtggagcagctggaagattGTGGCGTCGACGAGGCTCACCCAGGGCGGGCTGGACGCTCGTGTAAAGCATctgtttgagaagctggaccAGGGCGTGGCGCACTTCAACAAGAACCCAGACGAGGCCGTCGAGTACATTTCAACAAATCTGGATTACTCGGCCGAGGATGCTAGAGAGTGGCTCAAGACTGTCACGTTTCCGGCCAAGACAGAGGGCGTCAAGCCCGAGGTGGTGACGAGCTGTGTGTCCATCTTGCGCAAAGCTGGCGTGCTAGtggaaggcaaaggcatGAGCGCAGGCCAAATGACTGTGTGA